The following proteins are encoded in a genomic region of Drosophila willistoni isolate 14030-0811.24 chromosome 3R, UCI_dwil_1.1, whole genome shotgun sequence:
- the LOC6650230 gene encoding uncharacterized protein LOC6650230, with protein sequence MHSFENSFVRGPSPSYSDDANSEQALSVTLPIGGAGVDFDFCRDDSKTDTVDYFDEKFNSDSCSHLHPGRQGRNTFAFWTIVIILLALTVGNMILTLTIVGVLRLGKGVHGMEVIPEVDVIKFYGTTDMEKVYTHSIGQIHGFTDVPVSISSDAVENADGVEDGLHEESSANEVHVRVFRNGNGNGPAQERDRIVINKEGIVIQATNLFEVKDPTDRQPVFTTHRPQYNIPAGVNVLQAKAVSASGISSPLDQPLSIESDGRLAIKGSEGAHMDGANIQVQAEHHVSINSSQGATILEAGGGIFLDMERIPIISSELGLRTGSVQYKICVCMPQGNLFRIAIPRVHNGPKISCAHFSGHDDPCEIN encoded by the coding sequence ATGCACTCCTTTGAGAACAGCTTTGTCAGAGGACCGTCACCATCTTACTCGGATGATGCCAACTCGGAGCAGGCATTGTCAGTGACATTACCTATTGGAGGAGCTGGagttgattttgatttttgtcgTGACGATTCGAAAACCGACACGGTGGACTATTTCGATGAGAAGTTCAACAGCGACAGTTGCTCGCACTTACATCCAGGGCGACAGGGTCGCAATACCTTTGCCTTCTGGACAATAGTGATAATTTTGCTTGCCCTGACTGTGGGCAATATGATTCTGACACTGACCATTGTTGGAGTTCTGCGGCTGGGCAAAGGTGTCCATGGAATGGAAGTCATACCAGAGGTGgatgttattaaattttatggcACCACCGACATGGAGAAGGTATATACACATTCGATTGGTCAGATTCATGGCTTCACGGATGTCCCAGTGTCAATCAGCAGCGATGCTGTCGAGAACGCAGATGGAGTTGAAGACGGCTTACACGAAGAGAGCAGCGCAAACGAGGTACATGTGCGCGTTTTCCGTAATGGAAATGGCAATGGACCAGCACAAGAACGTGATCGCATTGTTATCAATAAGGAGGGCATTGTCATTCAGGCAACAAATCTGTTTGAAGTCAAGGATCCAACTGATCGGCAACCAGTCTTCACGACCCATCGTCCTCAATACAATATACCAGCTGGTGTAAATGTTTTACAGGCTAAGGCTGTTAGTGCCAGCGGCATTTCCAGTCCTTTGGATCAGCCATTATCCATTGAGAGTGACGGTCGGTTGGCCATCAAAGGATCTGAGGGTGCACACATGGATGGAGCCAACATTCAGGTGCAAGCCGAGCATCATGTATCCATTAACTCATCACAGGGAGCTACCATACTGGAGGCTGGAGGAGGTATTTTCTTGGATATGGAGCGCATACCGATCATTAGCTCCGAACTGGGACTACGTACTGGCAGTGTTCAATACAAGATTTGCGTCTGCATGCCTCAGGGAAATCTATTCCGCATTGCCATTCCACGCGTGCACAATGGCCCCAAAATATCCTGTGCCCACTTTAGTGGTCATGATGACCCCTGTGAGATCAACtaa
- the LOC6650265 gene encoding c-Myc-binding protein homolog — protein sequence MLVGAHYHFLPNFNTMSFKPIDPKRDEIRRYLERGSVVDSLTKIFIRVIKERPENPMEYIRNNIGVVRRQQDKYDRLQQDLQTANEEIQRLRAIINSINPDVLKEQPVVQAKHQTEADLQNQSEVTLEKNVHSEPDPVSELLDTVKQEVESEKTTSDVVEDSELALVAEKQLNIEETTPSALEKDVKADASANQNQNSSVQAEVKSENNE from the exons atgttagTAGGGGCACACTATCACTTTTTACCCAATTTTAACACGATGTCCTTCAAG CCAATCGATCCGAAACGCGATGAAATCCGCCGCTATTTGGAGCGCGGCAGCGTCGTCGATTCGCTTACCAAAATCTTCATACGCGTTATTAAAGAACGTCCGGAGAATCCTATGGAATACATTCGTAATAACATTGGGGTTGTACGCCGTCAGCAGGACAAGTACGATCGCTTGCAGCAGGACCTGCAAACCGCCAATGAGGAAATCCAGCGTTTGCGGGCCATTATTAATAGCATCAATCCGGATGTGCTAAAAGAGCAGCCTGTAGTCCAAGCGAAGCATCAGACCGAGGCAGACTTACAAAATCAGTCGGAGGTCACTTTGGAGAAGAACGTTCATTCAGAGCCAGATCCAGTGTCCGAACTGTTGGACACGGTTAAACAAGAAGTGGAGAGCGAGAAGACGACGTCCGACGTCGTGGAAGATAGCGAATTGGCATTGGTTGCCGAAAAACAATTGAATATCGAAGAAACTACGCCATCTGCATTGGAAAAAGATGTCAAGGCAGACGCGAGtgcaaatcaaaatcaaaattcatcCGTCCAAGCTGAAGTCAAAAGCGaaaataatgaatga
- the LOC6650266 gene encoding serine/threonine-protein phosphatase alpha-2 isoform — protein MGDVMNIDSIISRLLEVRGARPGKNVQLSESEIRGLCLKSREIFLSQPILLELEAPLKICGDIHGQYYDLLRLFEYGGFPPESNYLFLGDYVDRGKQSLETICLLLAYKIKYSENFFLLRGNHECASINRIYGFYDECKRRYSIKLWKTFTDCFNCLPVAAIVDEKIFCCHGGLSPDLTSMEQIRRIMRPTDVPDQGLLCDLLWSDPDKDTMGWGENDRGVSFTFGAEVVAKFLEKHEFDLICRAHQVVEDGYEFFAKRQLVTLFSAPNYCGEFDNAGAMMSVDDTLMCSFQILKPADKRKK, from the coding sequence ATGGGCGATGTGATGAATATCGACAGCATAATATCTCGATTGCTGGAGGTGCGTGGGGCTAGGCCAGGCAAGAACGTTCAGCTGTCAGAGAGCGAAATTCGTGGTCTATGCCTGAAGTCGCGAGAAATTTTCCTCTCGCAGCCCATACTGTTGGAACTGGAAGCACCATTAAAGATCTGTGGAGACATTCACGGCCAGTACTACGATTTGCTACGCCTGTTTGAGTATGGCGGCTTTCCACCAGAGTCGAATTACCTGTTTCTGGGCGATTACGTTGATCGCGGAAAGCAATCGCTAGAGACCATCTGCCTGCTGTTGGCCTACAAGATCAAATACTCTGAAAACTTCTTCTTGTTGCGAGGCAACCACGAGTGCGCTAGTATCAATCGGATCTATGGCTTCTACGATGAATGCAAAAGGCGATATAGCATTAAGCTGTGGAAGACATTTACCGATTGCTTCAACTGCCTGCCTGTGGCGGCCATCGTTGATGAGAAGATCTTCTGCTGTCACGGCGGCCTCAGTCCAGACCTGACATCTATGGAGCAGATTCGTCGCATTATGCGCCCCACTGATGTGCCCGATCAAGGACTGCTTTGCGATCTATTGTGGTCTGATCCCGACAAGGACACCATGGGCTGGGGCGAAAACGATCGCGGAGTCAGTTTCACCTTTGGTGCCGAGGTGGTGGCCAAGTTTCTTGAGAAACACGAATTCGATCTCATCTGTCGGGCACATCAGGTGGTCGAAGATGGCTACGAATTCTTTGCTAAACGGCAGCTGGTCACTCTTTTCTCGGCGCCCAATTATTGCGGTGAATTCGACAATGCAGGGGCCATGATGTCCGTGGACGATACACTGATGTGCTCGTTCCAGATTTTGAAGCCAGCCGATAAACGTAAAAAGTAA
- the LOC6650267 gene encoding sialic acid synthase: protein MLLLDILDKKRTDGIYIIAEIGQNHQGSMDVAIKMIYEAKQAGCHCVKFQKSNLPSKFTRSALERDYKSKHSWGSTYGEHKEFLEFSYEQYRILQAYSQEISIDFTASAMDMHSLEFLAELKVPFIKIGSGDANNFPLLEKAANLGIPLVISTGMQSMLTVSKIVDIMDQANHKKYALMHCVSSYPTAPKDCNLQWISILKQRYPHLIIGYSGHELGITITKAAVLLGAKIIERHFTLDKSQKGSDHRCSLEPNEFRSLIRSIENFRFDTVKPEDILGLLDGGRDLEEALDNNGREKCILDCELPCRSKLGKSLVAARSLKKGHRLQRADIAIKVSEPSGLSAENFFDIIDKELAIGLNEDEPITGASMII from the exons ATGCTTTTGCTCGATATTTTGGACAAGAAGCGTACAGatggaatatatataatagCCGAGATTGGCCAAAACCATCAAGGATCTATGGATGTAGCTATAAAGATGATATACGAGGCCAAGCAAGCGGGTTGTCATTGTGTGAAGTTTCAAAAGTCTAATTTGCCATCCAAGTTTACCCGTTCTGCCCTTGAACGAGATTATAAAAGCAAACATTCTTGGGGCTCAACTTATGGAGAACATAAGGAGTTTTTGGAGTTTTCTTATGAGCAGTATAGGATATTACAAGCCTATAGTCAAGAAATTTCCATTGACTTCACTGCTTCCGCAATGGATATG CACTCTTTGGAATTTTTGGCCGAGCTTAAAGTGCCCTTCATTAAGATAGGCTCTGGAGATGCTAACAACTTTCCACTATTGGAAAAGGCCGCCAATCTGGGAATACCCTTGGTAATCTCAACCGGAATGCAATCAATGTTGACGGTATCTAAAATAGTCGATATTATGGATCAGGCAAATCATAAGAAATATGCCTTAATGCACTGTGTTTCATCATATCCCACTGCGCCGAAGGACTGTAATTTGCAATGGATTTCCATTCTGAAGCAAAGATATCCCCATTTAATTATTGGTTATTCGGGCCATGAGCTGGGTATTACCATAACTAAGGCCGCAGTTTtgttgggcgccaaaattaTTGAGCGACATTTTACTTTAGACAAGTCACAGAAGGGTTCGGATCATCGGTGCTCCCTGGAACCAAATGAATTTCGTTCATTGATTAGAAGCATAGAAAATTTTCGATTCGATACAGTTAAGCCAGAGGATATTTTAGGTCTTTTAGATGGCGGAAGGGATTTAGAGGAAGCTCTCGATAACAATGGAAGAGAGAAGTGTATTTTGGATTGCGAATTGCCATGCCGCAGTAAATTAGGTAAGTCACTTGTGGCCGCTCGAAGTTTAAAGAAAGGACATCGTCTTCAACGTGCTGACATAGCTATTAAAGTCAGTGAACCAAGCGGTCTGTCGGCTGAgaatttttttgatattattgACAAAGAACTGGCAATCGGTTTAAATGAGGATGAACCCATAACTGGGGCGTCTATGATTATTTAG
- the LOC6650268 gene encoding interleukin enhancer-binding factor 2 homolog, translating into MVRGALRGGRPMRGGGGIRPPFKKTFVPRHPFDITLAEVFFPKVAPATDDSALTAALLKRNQDFLSPTPAEQTAIGNLVSKVQAVLDNLVVAPGDFNTCQLEEVRQVGSFKKGTILSGNTVADVVVILKTLPTKEAVDALAKKVEADLKTSMKTEVLTKGEQHTILAHERGFDISNQQAKVRILISTLPQNLRKLEPEIHMDPKYTQSHLAAIRHTRWFEENAHHSSIKVLIRILKDLTKRFDAFSPLSPWMLDLIAHLAIMNNPSRQALPINLAFRRVFQLLAAGLFLPGSAGITDPTEPGHIRVHTAMSLEQQDACCYTAQTLLRVLAHGGYKHILGLEGNTSIVREMSVWNGVCVSPLGAVYEKPTDKKEGDAEEDIEMIENENEDDGSDDGAE; encoded by the exons atgGTTCGTGGAGCACTTCGAGGCGGTCGGCCGATGCGGGGTGGCGGTGGAATACGTCCTCCATTTAAGAAAACATTCGTTCCACGGCATCCATTCGATATAACTCTGGCAGAGGTTTTCTTTCCAAAAGTAGCACCGGCTACCGACGATTCTGCCCTGACTGCG GCACTATTGAAGCGAAATCAGGATTTCTTAAGTCCTACTCCGGCGGAGCAGACAGCAATTGGAAATTTGGTTTCAAAGGTTCAGGCTGTTTTGGATAATTTAGTGGTTGCTCCAGGCGACTTTAATACTTGC CAACTAGAAGAAGTTCGCCAAGTGGGCTCCTTCAAGAAGGGTACTATTCTTTCTGGCAATACCGTAGCTGATGTCGTTGTTATTCTCAAGACACT GCCTACAAAGGAAGCTGTGGACGCTCTGGCGAAGAAAGTTGAAGCTGATCTGAAGACCAGCATGAAGACTGAAGTGCTGACAAAGGGCGAGCAGCACACCATTCTGGCGCACGAAAGAGGCTTTGATATATCGAATCAGCAGGCAAAGGTCCGCATTCTTATTTCTACATTGCCCCAAAATCTGCGCAAGCTTGAACCAGAAATTCACATGGACCCCAAATATACGCAAAGCCATTTGGCAGCTATTCGTCATACACGCTGGTTTGAGGAGAATGCTCACCATTCGTCAATCAAAGTACTGATTCGGATTCTCAAGGATCTCACAAAGCGTTTTGATGCCTTTTCGCCATTGTCTCCCTGGATGCTGGACCTAATTGCGCATCTCGCCATTATGAACAATCCATCGCGTCAGGCCCTGCCTATCAATTTGGCATTCCGTCGCGTGTTCCAGTTGCTGGCAGCTGGCCTGTTTTTGCCTGGTTCGGCGGGCATTACTGATCCCACAGAACCGGGTCACATTCGTGTACACACGGCAATGTCACTGGAGCAACAGGATGCATGCTGTTATACAGCGCAGACATTGCTTCGGGTATTAGCTCATGGTGGCTATAAACATATTCTAGGTCTGGAGGGCAATACTAGTATTGTGCGCGAGATGTCAGTGTGGAATGGTGTGTGTGTCTCGCCACTTGGAGCCGTTTATGAGAAACCAACGGACAAGAAGGAAGGAGATGCGGAGGAAGACATTGAGATGatcgaaaatgaaaacgagGATGACGGTAGCGACGATGGTGCCGAATGA
- the LOC6650269 gene encoding proteasome subunit alpha type-2, which produces MATERYSFSLTTFSPSGKLVQLEYALAAVSGGAPSVGIMASNGVVIATENKHKSALYEEHSVNRVEMINKYIGMVYSGMGPDYRLLVKQARKIAQNYFLVYKESIPVTQLVQRVANLMQEYTQSGGVRPFGVSLLICGWDNGRPYLYQSDPSGAYFAWKATAMGKNAVAGKTFLEKRYSEDLELEDAVHTAILTLKEGFEGKMTPDNIEVGICDENGFRSLKPSAIKDYLASIP; this is translated from the exons atGGCTACTGAACGCTACAGCTTCTCCCTGACGACTTTCAG tccTTCGGGAAAGCTTGTACAACTGGAGTATGCTTTGGCCGCAGTATCTGGTGGGGCGCCCTCAGTGGGCATTATGG CTTCCAACGGCGTCGTCATTGCCACAGAGAACAAACATAAATCAGCGCTGTATGAAGAACATAGTGTAAACCGAGTTGAGATGATAAACAAGTATATTGGCATGGTTTACTCTGGCATGGGCCCAGATTACCGTCTGCTGGTAAAACAAGCGCGTAAAATTGCCCAAAATTATTTCCTGGTCTACAAGGAGTCCATTCCAGTGACGCAACTGGTGCAGCGGGTGGCTAATCTCATGCAAGAGTACACCCAATCTGG TGGAGTTCGTCCTTTTGGTGTATCTTTGCTGATCTGTGGATGGGATAATGGTCGCCCCTATCTATACCAATCTGATCCATCTGGCGCCTACTTTGCTTGGAAGGCTACAGCTATGGGCAAGAATGCTGTAGCTGGCAAGACTTTTCTAGAGAAGCG GTATAGCGAAGATCTAGAGCTTGAGGATGCTGTACACACTGCCATTCTTACACTCAAGGAAGGATTCGAGGGTAAAATGACGCCCGACAATATTGAAGTTGGCATTTGCGATGAGAACGGCTTCCGTAGCCTAAAACCTTCCGCAATCAAGGACTATTTGGCCAGCATCCCGTAA
- the LOC6650270 gene encoding SUMO-activating enzyme subunit 1, with protein MVMEVDLTENVPSIELTEAESELYDRQIRLWGLESQKRLRTAKILISGLNGLGAEITKNIILSGVSLVKLHDDKLVTEEDFSSQFLVPRESLTTNRAQASLERARDLNPMVDISADTEPLKNKTSEFFGQFDVVVVNGQSNEELLRIDTICREKGVKFYASDVWGTFGFFFAGLQTHRYVEDEIKYKLISKPKEKPKYETVSKPVQHEVEYPAYSSWLNFNINAAGYQRKLKRNGPGIVLLRILQKFRIIHKRDPSYKTREQDLTKLQVIRDELISSPTATDLNEQVLGMLFAQISPAVAIVGGVVAQEVIKVITKVEAPHRNLFIFDPNTCAGYVETIGVN; from the exons atgGTAATGGAGGTAGATTTAACCGAAAATGTTCCTAGCATCGAACTCACTGAAGCTGAGAGCGAGTTGTATGACAGACAAATAAGACTTTGGGGTTTGGAGTCTCAAAAGCG ACTACGCACGGCAAAAATACTGATCTCCGGCTTAAATGGACTTGGCGCGGaaataactaaaaatattaTACTGTCTGGAGTCAGTTTGGTGAAGCTACATGACGACAAATTAGTCACCGAGGAGGACTTTAGTTCTCAGTTTTTAGTACCACGCGAAAGCCTGACTACCAATCGGGCCCAGGCATCACTAGAACGCGCCCGCGACCTCAACCCAATGGTTGATATATCTGCTGATACCGAGcctctaaaaaataaaacatcgGAATTCTTTGGCCAATTTGATGTGGTTGTCGTAAATGGACAAAGCAATGAGGAATTGTTACGAATCGACACTATTTGCCGCGAAAAAGGTGTCAAATTCTATGCTTCAGATGTATGGGGTACATTTGGATTCTTTTTTGCGGGCTTACAGACGCATCGATATGTAGA AGACGAAATCAAGTACAAGCTCATATCGAAGCCAAAGGAAAAGCCAAAATATGAGACTGTTTCCAAACCAGTCCAGCATGAAGTTGAGTATCCAGCCTATTCTTCTTGgttgaattttaatattaatgcTGCGGGTTATCAACGCAAACTGAAACGCAATGGTCCCGGTATTGTATTGCTGCGGATACTTCAGAAGTTCCGAATAATCCACAAACGTGATCCCAGCTATAAAACGCGAGAGCAAGACTTGACCAAGCTCCAGGTTATCCGGGATGAATTAATATCTAGTCCTACGGCAACTGATTTAAATGAGCAAGTTCTGGGCATGCTCTTTGCCCAAATTTCGCCGGCAGTGGCCATTGTTGGTGGCGTTGTCGCACAAGAAGTTATTAAAGTGATAACCAAGGTAGAGGCACCACATCGCAATTTGTTTATCTTTGATCCCAACACCTGTGCTGGCTATGTTGAAACAATCGGAGTTAATTAA
- the LOC6650271 gene encoding probable enoyl-CoA hydratase echA8 — protein MFHFRRLLRPTALVRHSSTIKNFHRTLVTTSGLRKDAAPNAEAASIPAKTILVEKDKNITLIGINRPQQRNAIDSSTASQLCDAFANFEQDETSPVAVLYGIGGSFCSGFDILEMSTDEKEEISVDILMRPEGSVGPTRRQIKKPVVCSINGYCIGNGLELALMCDLRVMEESAVLGFFNRRFGVPMLDGGTVRLPAMIGLSRALDLILTGRPVGSQEAHDIGLVNRIVPTGTALGNAVELATCLAKFPQRALNHDRNSVYSGAFETSTFHQAVQNEVMYTSREIIEDMQNGIKWFNQTFKADTTHSWLKRDRSMADWDDEDVAAAAAQKEKQKQEEEAARVEAEKQKQAEKAQKKSKPAEPKSESKAEVKSESTSSGENNDSKSKPKDK, from the exons ATGTTTCATTTTAGAAGGCTCCTAAGGCCGACTGCCCTGGTACGCCACTCATCAACAATAAAGAACTTTCACCGTACATTGGTTACAACCAGCGGACTAAGAAAAG ATGCCGCACCTAATGCGGAGGCTGCGTCGATCCCAGCGAAAACCATTCTGGTAGAAAAGGACAAAAATATTACCCTCATTGGTATCAATCGCCCGCAGCAACGCAATGCAATTGATTCGAGCACTGCGTCGCAGTTGTGCGATGCTTTTGCTAATTTCGAGCAGGACGAGACCTCGCCAGTGGCTGTCCTGTATGGCATAGGGGGTTCTTTCTGTTCGGGCTTCGACATTCTTGAGATGAGCACCGACGAAAAAGAGGAAATTAGTGTGGATATACTTATGCGCCCCGAGGGCTCAGTGGGTCCCACACGAAGGCAAATTAAAAAGCCGGTTGTCTGCAGCATCAATGGCTATTGTATAGGGAATGGCCTGGAATTGGCTCTAATGTGTGACTTACGCGTAATGGAGGAATCCGCAGTGCTTGGATTCTTCAATCGACGCTTTGGTGTCCCCATGCTGGATGGCGGTACTGTTCGTTTGCCGGCTATGATCGGTTTGTCCCGCGCTTTAGATTTAATACTCACTGGACGTCCAGTGGGATCACAGGAAGCCCACGACATTGGCCTGGTAAATCGCATAGTGCCCACTGGAACAGCACTTGGCAACGCAGTAGAGCTAGCCACTTGTTTGGCCAAGTTTCCACAGCGTGCCCTAAACCATGATCGCAACTCGGTTTATTCGGGTGCTTTTGAAACTTCGACCTTTCATCAGGCCGTGCAGAACGAAGTAATGTACACCTCCCGAGAGATAATCGAAGATATGCAGAACGGAATTAAGTGGTTCAATCAAa CTTTCAAAGCGGACACTACTCACTCCTGGCTTAAACGTGATCGCTCCATGGCCGATTGGGATGATGAAGATGTTGCCGCTGCGGCTGCCCAGaaggagaaacaaaaacaagaagagGAGGCCGCTCGCGTTGAAGCCGAGAAACAAAAGCAAGCCGAAAAGGCACAAAAAAAGTCAAAGCCTGCCGAACCAAAATCTGAGAGCAAGGCAGAAGTCAAATCTGAGTCCACTAGTAGTGGTGAAAATAACGATTCAAAATCGAAGCCCAAAGACAAATAG
- the LOC6650272 gene encoding acyl-CoA Delta-9 desaturase — protein MPPNAATLPPPNTLPSTYPDIDDKSSKQTGVLFEADADTVDGALATDIRPLKKAEKRKLALVWRNIILFGYLHLAALYGGYLLLFQAKWTTIAFAFALYSMGMIGITGGAHRLWAHRSYKAKWPMRLILIIFNTIAFQDAAFHWARDHRVHHKYSETDADPHNATRGFFFSHVGWLLCKKHPDVVAKGKGLDLSDLRADPILMFQKRHYMILMPLACFILPTLIPVYYWDESLLNAWFVATMFRWCFQLNTTWLVNSAAHKFGNRPYDKTINPSQTAMVAFFTFGEGWHNYHHVFPWDYKTSEWGNYSLNLTTAFIDLFAKIGWAYDLKTVAPDTIERRVRRLGDGTHEIWGWGDKDITTEDTQAVLLVNKMAD, from the exons ATGCCACCAAATGCCGCAACATTACCACCTCCAAACACTTTGCCGTCCACTTATCCTGATATTGATGATAAGTCATCGAAGCAGACGGGAGTTTTGTTTGAAGCAGATGCAGATACAGTAGATGGAGCCTTGGCCACCGATATACGTCCTCTTAAGAAGGCAGAAAAACGGAAACTAGCTCTGGTTTGGCGCAATATTATTCTTTTCGGTTACCTACATTTGGCCGCTCTATATGGTGGATATTTGTTATTGTTCCAAGCAAAGTGGACAACTATAGCCTTCG CTTTTGCATTATACTCTATGGGAATGATAGGCATCACCGGTGGAGCTCATCGTTTGTGGGCACATCGCTCTTACAAAGCAAAGTGGCCCATGCGACTGATTCTAATCATCTTTAATACAATTGCTTTCCAAGATGCCGCCTTCCACTGGGCCCGTGATCATCGTGTGCATCACAAGTACTCGGAAACCGATGCTGATCCTCATAATGCTACCCGTGGCTTCTTCTTCTCCCATGTGGGCTGGCTTCTGTGCAAGAAGCACCCTGATGTTGTAGCCAAGGGTAAGGGCTTAGATTTGTCTGATCTTCGGGCTGATCCCATTCTGATGTTTCAGAAAAG ACACTACATGATCTTGATGCCATTGGCCTGCTTTATTTTGCCCACTTTGATACCAGTGTACTACTGGGATGAGTCGTTACTAAATGCCTGGTTTGTGGCCACAATGTTTCGTTGGTGCTTTCAATTGAATACTACATGGCTGGTTAATAGCGCAGCACACAAGTTTGGCAACCGCCCTTACGATAAAACCATCAATCCATCGCAAACCGCCATGGTGGCGTTCTTCACCTTTGGAGAGGGTTGGCATAACTACCATCATGTATTCCCATGGGACTACAAGACGTCCGAATGGGGAAATTACTCTCTAAATCTGACTACGGCCtttattgatttatttgcCAAGATCGGATGGGCCTATGACCTTAAAACCGTTGCTCCCGATACGATTGAAAGGCGAGTACGTCGTTTAGGCGATGGCACGCATGAAATTTGGGGCTGGGGTGATAAGGATATCACCACAGAGGATACTCAAGCTGTGCTCTTGGTCAATAAAATGGCAGACTAA